From the genome of Impatiens glandulifera chromosome 9, dImpGla2.1, whole genome shotgun sequence, one region includes:
- the LOC124916571 gene encoding kinesin-like protein NACK2, which translates to MMKMGHVTAGNPMTPAPASKIQKLTPFSSPYGSAASKEKILVTVRLRPLNPKEQAAYDLIAWECADDQTIISRNLNHERPSGSYTFDRVFDSADSTDKVYEDGARDVTLSALKGINATIFAYGQTGSGKTFTMSGITENAIKDIYEHIDNTPGREFVIRFSALEIYNEAVVDLLNRGSGSLRLLYHPEKGTFVVDKLTEIDVKDIHHLRQLISVCEAQRQVGETALNDKSSRSHQIIRLTIESSLSEKSGSVKSFLASLNLVDLAGSERASQTKSNGARLKEGSHINRSLLTLTTVIRKLSGGQRNNHIPYRDSNLTRILQHSLGGNARTAIICTMSPALSHVEQSRNTLSFATSAKEVTNNARVNMVVEQKQLVNHLQKEVARLEAELQTPKRLSSSSCLRTLIIEKDLKIQEMEKEISELKGQLKMSRTKTNDEHHVLPKKRLSFSGKKTVRESANASILVHEIRKLELLQRQLGEEANQALEVLQTEFALNKNGSRDATNTIAKLLAEIKEMKVMVPPDEEEMDIDKTRNLKEEITRLNQQGRNIVSLEAKLENVQRSIDKLVGCLPEETLQNSKNATNPLKKKKILPFSLSNTPSLLLSPCSPSSSTRQTANSGIENQSPVINKADDAAAATPMKNANQTSGNSVNVKKIEKMFKRATEENIRSIKSYVTGLKERVAKLQYQKQLLVLQVLEMETNEDEEDDESNKTDQCSSPSMSVVQLQPSFEDQRRQIIMLWHLCHVSLIHRTQFYLLFRGDNDDQIYLEVELRRLTWLEHQLAEVGNASPALLSDEPATSVSSSIKALKQEREYLAKKVSSKLTMEEREMIYLKWEVPMEGKQRRRMQLVNKLWTDPLNMKHVKESAEVVAKLVGFCESGERVSKEMFELNFVNHGDRKTWMGWNLISNFLHL; encoded by the exons atgatgaaaatgGGACATGTAACCGCCGGAAATCCAATGACACCGGCGCCAGCATCTAAGATTCAGAAATTAACTCCTTTTTCTTCTCCATATGGTTCGGCTGCAAGTAAAGAGAAGATTCTTGTTACAGTTCGACTTAGACCTTTGAACCCTAAAGAACAAGCAGCTTATGATTTAATTGCATGGGAATGTGCTGATGATCAAACCATCATTTCAAGGAATCTGAATCACGAAAGACCTTCTGGAAGTTATACTTTTG ATCGAGTTTTTGATTCAGCTGATTCAACAGACAAGGTGTATGAGGATGGTGCTAGGGATGTTACCCTTTCTGCTTTAAAGGGGattaatg CTACAATATTTGCTTATGGACAGACTGGAAGTGGGAAGACATTCACAATGTCTGGCATAACTGAAAATGCAATCAAAGACATCTATGAACACATCGACAAT ACACCCGGGAGAGAATTTGTAATAAGATTTTCTGCTTTGGAGATTTACAATGAGGCAGTAGTTGATCTATTGAATCGAGGATCAGGGTCTCTTCGTCTTCTGTATCATCCCGAG AAAGGGACTTTTGTGGTAGACAAACTGACAGAAATTGATGTAAAGGATATTCATCATTTGAGACAATTGATTAGTGTATGCgaag CCCAGAGACAGGTTGGAGAAACAGCTTTAAATGATAAAAGTTCAAGATCACATCAGATTATCAGACTG ACCATCGAGAGCAGTTTGTCGGAGAAATCAGGCTCGGTGAAATCTTTCTTAGCCAGTCTG AACCTTGTTGATCTGGCTGGGAGTGAACGCGCATCACAAACGAAGTCCAATGGTGCTAGATTGAAAGAGGGGAGTCATATTAACCGTAGCTTATTGACATTGACAACAGTAATCAGAAAGCTAAG TGGGGGGCAGAGGAATAATCATATACCGTATAGAGATTCAAATTTGACGAGAATATTGCAGCATTCACTTGGTGGGAATGCTCGAACGGCTATAATTTGCACTATGAGTCCTGCATTAAGCCACGTTGAACAATCGAGAAACACTCTTTCATTCGCTACCAGCGCTAAGGAAGTGACGAACAATGCTCGAGTCAACATG GTGGTTGAACAGAAACAATTAGTGAATCATTTGCAGAAGGAAGTTGCTCGGCTTGAAGCCGAGTTACAAACTCCTAAACGACTATCTTCCTCATCGTGTTTGAGGACTTTAATCATCGAAAAAGACTTGAAGATTCAGGAG ATGGAGAAGGAGATTAGTGAGCTTAAAGGGCAGTTGAAAATGTCAAGAACGAAAACGAATGATGAACATCATGTCCTGCCGAAGAAACGACTTTCCTTTTCTGGAAAGAAAACGGTTAGGGAATCAGCAAATGCATCAATTCTAGTCCATGAAATCAGGAAGCTTGAATTGCTTCAAAGGCAGCTCGGAGAAGAAGCTAATCAGGCTCTTGAAGTACTTCAGACAGAGTTTGCATTGAACAAAAACGGTAGTCGAGACGCAACCAATACAATAGCGAAACTTTTAGCCGAGATTAAGGAAATGAAAGTCATGGTTCCTCCAGACGAAGAAGAAATGGATATCGATAAAACGAGGAATCTTAAGGAAGAAATAACTCGGCTTAACCAACAAGGTAGAAACATTGTTTCATTGGAAGCAAAACTCGAGAATGTCCAACGTTCCATCGATAAGTTGGTCGGTTGTCTTCCAGAGGAAACACTGCAAAATTCAAAAAACGCCACTAATCcgttgaagaaaaagaagatccTCCCGTTTTCATTGAGCAACACACCGAGTTTATTACTCTCCCCTTGCTCTCCTTCGTCATCCACACGACAAACTGCCAATTCTGGAATCGAAAATCAAAGCCCGGTTATTAATAAGGCTGATGATGCTGCTGCTGCTACTCCTATGAAAAACGCGAATCAAACTAGTGGGAACTCAGTAAATGTGAAGAAAATTGAGAAGATGTTCAAGAGAGCAACAGAGGAGAATATTAGGAGCATAAAATCATACGTGACTGGATTGAAGGAACGAGTGGCGAAGCTTCAGTACCAAAAACAGCTTCTTGTTCTTCAG GTGTTGGAGATGGAGACAAACgaggatgaagaagatgatgaatcGAATAAAACCGACCAATGTTCTTCTCCTTCGATGTCTGTGGTTCAATTGCAGCCTTCGTTTGAGGATCAAAGGAGACAGATAATTATGTTGTGGCATTTATGTCATGTTTCTCTTATTCATAGAACACAATTCTATTTGTTATTCAGAGGAGATAACGACGATCAGATTTATCTGGAAGTTGAACTTCGAAGATTGACGTGGTTAGAACATCAGTTAGCTGAGGTTGGAAATGCTAGCCCCGCGCTTTTGAGTGATGAACCGGCAACCTCTGTTTCATCGAG TATTAAGGCTTTGAAACAAGAACGGGAGTATTTGGCGAAGAAGGTGAGTTCGAAGCTTACGATGGAAGAACGAGagatgatttatttgaaatgggAAGTTCCAATGGAGGGAAAACAGAGGAGAAGGATGCAATTGGTGAATAAGTTGTGGACAGATCCTTTGAACATGAAACATGTTAAGGAAAGTGCTGAAGTTGTGGCGAAATTGGTCGGATTTTGTGAATCGGGCGAAAGGGTTTCGAAGGAAATGTTTGAACTTAATTTTGTTAATCATGGTGATAGGAAGACATGGATGGGATGGAATTTGATCTCAAATTTCTTGCATTTGTAG
- the LOC124914270 gene encoding sucrose synthase-like, whose translation MAEQALISGRKLCDRLRETMASHLKELQLFFSGIESNGKGILKLNQIEAAFESLPQVAQEKFLQGPFGQLFKFTQEAIVLPPWVALAVRLRPGVWEYVRINVNALVIEELTVPQYLGFKEELVEGPLNGNFVFELDFEPFTTDSFPRPTLSKSIGNGVDFLNRHLSAKIFHDKDSMTPLLDFLKAHHHVNTNLMLNDKIQDIDSLKRVLQDADDYLSVLRPETSCSEFEESFREIGLEKGWGDTAEHVLEMIRMLLDLLEGPDPFTLEKFLGRIPMVFNVVILSPHGYFAQENVLGYPDTGGQVVYILDQVPALEKEMLKRIKQQGLDIVPRILIVTRLLPDAVGTTCSERVEKVYNSEHGQILRVPFRTKEGKVVRKWISRFEVWPYIETFTEEVAQELAKELKGKPDLIIGNYSEGNLVASLLSHKLGVVQCTIAHALEKTKYPDSDLNWKKFDDKYHFSSQFTADLIAMNHTDFIITSTFQEIAGSKNTVGQYESHTAFTMPGLYRVVHGIDAFDPKFNIVSPGADTNIYYPYTEQEKRLTDFHPELEELLFSNIVNEEHLGVLEDRNKPIIFTMARLDRVKNLTGLVELYGKNKRLRELANLVVVGGDRRKESKDLEEQAEMKKMYDLIETYNLKGQFRWISSQMNRVRNGELYRYIADTKGVFVQPAFYEAFGLTVVESMTCGLPTFATCYGGPFEIIVHGKSGFHIDPYNGDEVSNLLVNFFEKSHEDPSHWDKISLGGLKRIEEKYTWQIYSEKLMTLTGVYGFWKFASKLERRQATRYIEMFYALKYSKMAESVPLAVD comes from the exons ATGGCTGAACAAGCTCTGATAAGCGGTCGAAAGTTATGCGACCGCCTACGAGAAACGATGGCTAGCCACCTTAAGGAACTCCAGCTATTCTTCTCCGg AATTGAGAGCAATGGCAAAGGAATACTGAAATTAAACCAAATAGAGGCTGCTTTTGAATCACTTCCACAAGTTGCTCAAGAAAAGTTTCTACAAGGTCCATTTGGACAACTCTTCAAATTCACACAA gAAGCAATTGTCTTGCCACCATGGGTGGCTCTCGCGGTTCGATTGAGGCCGGGTGTGTGGGAATATGTGAGAATTAATGTCAATGCGCTTGTTATTGAGGAACTAACCGTTCCTCAATACCTCGGGTTCAAGGAAGAACTCGTCGAAGGCCC GCTCAATGGTAACTTTGTTTTCGAACTGGATTTCGAGCCATTCACCACCGACTCATTTCCTCGTCCTACTCTATCGAAATCCATCGGTAATGGAGTTGATTTTCTCAACCGACATCTCTCGGCTAAAATCTTCCATGACAAAGATAGCATGACTCCTCTTCTCGATTTCCTCAAGGCCCATCATCATGTTAACACG AACTTGATGTTGAACGACAAGATTCAGGATATCGACTCCTTGAAACGTGTTCTTCAGGATGCTGACGACTACTTGTCTGTTTTAAGACCGGAAACTTCGTGCTCAGAGTTCGAAGAGAGTTTCCGAGAGATTGGGTTGGAGAAAGGGTGGGGAGACACGGCCGAACACGTATTGGAAATGATCCGAATGTTGTTGGATCTTCTAGAGGGGCCGGATCCGTTTACACTCGAGAAGTTCCTTGGAAGAATCCCTATGGTTTTCAATGTGGTAATCCTTTCTCCACATGGTTACTTTGCTCAAGAAAATGTATTGGGTTATCCCGACACTGGTGGCCAG GTTGTCTACATTTTGGATCAAGTTCCAGCTTTGGAGAAGGAAATGCTTAAAAGAATCAAGCAACAAGGGCTCGACATCGTCCCTCGCATTCTCATT GTGACTCGTCTTCTTCCAGATGCGGTTGGAACGACATGCAGCGAACGAGTCGAGAAAGTGTACAATTCAGAACATGGACAAATCCTTCGAGTTCCTTTTAGGACAAAAGAAGGGAAGGTTGTTCGCAAATGGATATCGCGTTTTGAGGTGTGGCCATATATCGAGACATTCACTGAGGAAGTTGCTCAAGAACTCGCTAAAGAGTTGAAAGGTAAGCCCGACTTGATCATTGGGAACTACAGTGAAGGAAATCTCGTGGCCTCATTGCTTTCCCACAAACTTGGAGTAGTTCAG TGTACAATTGCCCATGCACTTGAGAAGACAAAGTACCCGGATTCTGACCTCAACTGGAAGAAATTTGACGACAAGTACCATTTTTCGAGCCAGTTCACAGCCGATCTTATAGCGATGAATCATACAGATTTCATCATCACAAGTACTTTCCAAGAAATCGCTGGAAG CAAGAACACTGTAGGACAGTACGAGAGTCATACTGCCTTCACAATGCCAGGACTATACCGAGTCGTCCATGGAATTGACGCGTTCGATCCCAAATTCAACATTGTTTCTCCCGGAGCCGACACCAACATATATTATCCCTACACCGAGCAAGAGAAAAGGCTGACTGATTTCCATCCTGAGCTTGAAGAGCTTCTATTCAGTAACATTGTAAATGAAGAGCACTT AGGTGTGCTGGAAGATCGGAACAAGCCAATCATATTCACAATGGCGAGGTTGGATCGTGTTAAGAACCTAACCGGGCTAGTGGAATTATACGGGAAGAACAAACGGTTGAGGGAACTGGCAAACCTAGTTGTGGTAGGCGGGGATCGTAGAAAGGAATCGAAGGATTTGGAAGAACAAGCGGAGATGAAGAAGATGTATGATCTGATAGAGACGTATAATTTGAAGGGCCAATTCAGGTGGATTTCTTCGCAAATGAACCGTGTTAGGAACGGGGAACTCTATCGATACATAGCCGATACAAAAGGTGTGTTTGTTCAGCCTGCGTTCTATGAGGCCTTCGGTTTGACGGTTGTCGAGTCTATGACATGTGGCTTGCCCACGTTTGCCACTTGTTATGGCGGTCCTTTCGAGATCATTGTCCATGGTAAGTCCGGATTCCATATTGATCCATATAATGGAGATGAGGTGTCCAATCTTCTAGTGAATTTCTTCGAGAAGAGCCATGAAGATCCTTCTCATTGGGATAAGATCTCTCTAGGAGGGCTAAAAAGGATTGAGGAGAA GTATACATGGCAAATATACTCGGAGAAGCTGATGACGCTTACTGGGGTGTATGGGTTTTGGAAGTTCGCGTCGAAATTGGAACGTCGACAAGCAACGCGTTACATTGAGATGTTCTATGCTCTCAAGTATAGCAAGATG GCTGAGTCAGTTCCTCTAGCTGTTGACTAG